Proteins encoded within one genomic window of Triticum aestivum cultivar Chinese Spring chromosome 2D, IWGSC CS RefSeq v2.1, whole genome shotgun sequence:
- the LOC123055392 gene encoding DDB1- and CUL4-associated factor homolog 1, with protein MEPEQPAADPAAAEPEDEEEEEEEEETEAPDAEQEAAEDEEDALLDRAQALISRVVEQESNPNPRLIHTLATMCEVQEARHLQECASDPSFNNTNTRGSHTIGKLASLIRENDDFYDLVFSKFLSDTSYPLPVRCASARLLLSIQDAFSPQFSHPFEDATLENIKSWIKEDGEASDECDWKHLGSGKKPTDTEMMRTYAIGLLSMALYGGGRLVEDVLNMGVSAKLMRFLRIRVFGDATSPEKDANLPLDTKHPRGRDENRGKVRLLQDSSILDGTRAGDGISTDPTLEKQFDRDVGMRQAHGEQGMDDTGYLLRDDVDSTMDPFDAKSVDGEKYPAGESLRDELLKRKFSRTGSRLRGKIKPGEGLPESERTPLSPTGLRMGSRTSKEKNAAKVEDPKKAIDLNNSSAAPESDILSISKEEYEDRFRDCIIGLKDITDIVLKAVRAAEAEARSANAPEEAVKAAGDAAAELVKSAALEAWKSENSGDAVVLAAEKAAATVVDAAMSTSVSRSSDQVNEEHVVEEAVKISEDQDLEDFVIIDQEQLLLLREKYSILCLQYLGEYVEALGPVLHEKGVDVCLALLQRGIKDQEGCGHVSLLHEILRLICALAAHRKFAALFVDRGGIQKILSVPKITQTYTALSACLFTFGSLQSTMERVCALSPDTLNNVVELALQLLECPQDAARKNAAIFFAAAFVFKAVLDSFDAQDGMQKLLNILQVAASVRSGGNSGALGSSNANQGNDRSPAEILTQSEKQVAYHSCVALRQYFRAHLLQLVDSIRPSKSIRSIARNTSSARAGYKPFDIGNEAMDAIFRQVQRDRKLGPALVRARWPVMDKFLASNGHIILLELCQSLPADRYLHDLAQYAFGVLHIITLMPHSRKLMVHATLTNNRIGMAVILDIANSVVGYVDPEVICPALNVLVNLVCPPPSISNKPSSAVNQQPAGSYSESRDRNAEKSTSERNVAANQSESRERYGDGTPVVSSGVVGDKRISLGVGAGGPGLAAQLEQAYRQAREVVRANNGIKILLQLLGTRMVTHPLAIDPIRALACRVLLGLARDDAIAHILTKLQVGKKLSELIRDTSTQSSGGDNARWLNELTQVAIELIAVLTNSGKETTLATDAAAPALKRIERAGIAAATPVSYHSRELMQLIHEHLVGSGLAATAAMLQKEADLAPLPSTAAVLPVHQPAALEPSSVQVQQQWPSGRVQGFLSDKTMIAADQAGQRSDSVVPSSKKKALVFSSSFSKRNQPFVSFSGNRASNSLKSPVPAGNVDGMTCSASAANTGDVETSHKTPMPLPLKRKLADMEFSSASAAKRPAIMDQASQSPVFQTPAPTRRGLSVAVDSPTAAFHPGRTNFNNISTENFEDSQCTPGVVTGTPHLGVNDQQPGTSERMTLDSLVVQYLKHQHRQCPAPITTLPPVSLLHPHVCPEPSRSISAPANVTARMGSREINREFSGIKVPRRDRQFIYSRFKPCRVCRDEASLLTCMTFIGGASRVAAGNHSGELRIFDSNLANLIETHTCHQNLVTMVDSTSIGGTELILSSSIDEVKLFDAFSLHTGPLHTFENCKAARFNHAGTLFAGLSTDANHRVVLLYDVQTHNVDMQLPDNSSLPGSGRGVQPIIHFSPSDDMLLWNGVLWDRRSPTPIHQFDQFTDYCGGGFHPAGNEVILNSEVWDLRKFKLLRSVPSLDQTVIKFNGSGDVIYAILRRNLEDVTSSIQTRRVRHPLFPAFRTIDAVTYADIATVQIDRGVLDLATEPNDSLLGVVAMDDPDEMFSSARIFEVGRKRPTDDDSDPEDGGDTEDEDDDDDDSDVDVLLGTDLGLGDTDSEDDPSNSSGDDGGDDEDEEDMDSGDENDDDDEEGDFDVGGGLLEMMGGGDGDESGDMIESFSSGEDEGWLM; from the exons ATGGAGCCCGAGCAGCCGgcggccgaccccgccgccgccgagccggaagacgaggaggaggaggaggaggaggaggagacggaggcgcCCGACGCGGAACAGGAGGCCGCGGAGGACGAGGAGGACGCGCTGCTCGACCGCGCGCAGGCCCTGATCTCCCGCGTCGTCGAGCAGGAGAGCAACCCCAACCCGCGCCTCATCCACACCCTCGCCACCATGTGCGAGGTCCAGGAGGCCAG GCACCTGCAGGAATGCGCTAGTGATCCGTCCTTCAATAACACAAACACAAGGGGCTCCCATACTATAGGCAAGCTGGCGAGTTTGATCAGG GAGAATGATGATTTCTACGACCTAGTGTTTTCTAAGTTCTTGTCAGATACATCGTACCCTTTGCCAGTACGCTGTGCTTCTGCTAGGCTGCTCCTAAGCATCCAGGATGCATTTTCG CCTCAGTTTTCTCATCCTTTTGAAGATGCTACCCTAGAAAATATAAAATCCTGGATAAAGGAAGATGGTGAAGCATCGGATGAATGTGATTGGAAGCATCTAGGAAGTGGTAAAAAACCCACAGATACTGAGATGATGAGAACATATGCTATTGGGTTGCTCTCGATGGCGTTGTATGG TGGTGGGCGTTTGGTAGAAGATGTCTTGAACATGGGAGTATCAGCCAAGCTCATGCGTTTTCTGCGAATACGAGTCTTTGGTGATGCCACATCTCCAGAGAAAGATGCCAATCTTCCACTAGATACCAAGCATCCTCGGGGTAGAGATGAGAATAGGGGCAAAGTACGATTGCTTCAAGACAGTTCTATACTGGACGGAACAAGGGCTGGAGATGGAATATCGACTGACCCAACTTTGGAAAAACAGTTTGATCGTGATGTTGGGATGAGGCAAGCACACGGAGAACAGGGGATGGATGACACTGGTTACCTGCTACGTGATGATGTTGATTCTACAATGGATCCTTTTGATGCAAAGTCAGTCGATGGGGAAAAGTATCCTGCAGGTGAAAGCCTGAGAGATGAACTCTTGAAGAGAAAGTTCAGCCGTACAGGATCTCGACTAAGAGGGAAAATCAAACCAGGTGAAGGCTTGCCTGAAAGTGAACGGACACCTTTATCGCCAACAGGATTGAGAATGGGAAGTCGGACTAGCAAAGAAAAGAATGCGGCTAAGGTCGAGGACCCAAAGAAAGCAATCGATTTGAACAATAGCTCTGCAGCCCCCGAGTCTGATATTCTTAGTATTTCTAAAGAAGAGTATGAGGACCGGTTCAGGGATTGCATTATCGGCTTGAAGGATATAACTGACATTGTCTTGAAGGCAGTGAGAGCTGCAGAAGCGGAAGCCAGATCAGCGAATGCTCCTGAGGAAGCTGTGAAAGCAGCAGGTGATGCTGCTGCTGAGCTTGTGAAATCTGCTGCTTTAGAG GCTTGGAAGAGTGAAAATAGTGGCGATGCCGTTGTATTAGCCGCTGAGAAAGCTGCAGCTACTGTAGTCGATGCTGCCATGTCCACTAGCGTCTCAAG AAGCTCTGACCAGGTTAATGAGGAGCATGTTGTTGAAGAAGCTGTGAAAATTAGTGAGGACCAGGATCTGGAAGATTTTGTTATCATTGACCAGGAGCAGCTCTTGCTACTTAGGGAAAAATATAGCATTTTGTGCTTGCAGTATCTTGGAGAGTACGTTGAAGCTTTGGGTCCTGTTCTTCATGAAAAAGGTGTTGATGTTTGCCTCGCATTGCTGCAACGGGGAATCAAAGACCAGGAGGGATGTGGCCACGTTTCACTACTTCATGAAATTCTTAGATTGATTTGTGCCCTGGCCGCACACCGGAAATTTGCTGCGCTATTTGTTGACCGGGGTGGTATTCAGAAGATCCTCTCTGTCCCTAAGATTACTCAGACATACACTGCTCTGTCTGCATGCTTGTTTACTTTCGGTTCTCTCCAG TCTACCATGGAACGTGTTTGTGCGCTTTCACCTGACACACTCAACAATGTGGTTGAACTAGCGCTGCAACTCTTAGAATGCCCACAAGATGCAGCTAGAAAAAATGCAGCCATATTCTTTGCTGCTGCATTTGTGTTCAAAGCTGTTCTGGATTCATTTGATGCACAGGATGGGATGCAAAAACTTCTGAATATATTACAAGTTGCTGCATCCGTAAGGTCGGGTGGTAACTCTGGAGCATTAGGATCCTCCAATGCGAATCAAGGGAATGACCGATCGCCTGCTGAAATTCTGACTCAGTCAGAAAAGCAGGTCGCGTATCATTCATGTGTTGCACTACGTCAATATTTTAGAGCTCATCTCCTTCAGCTTGTTGATTCCATCCGGCCAAGCAAGAGCATCCGTAGTATTGCTCGGAATACTTCCAGTGCAAGAGCTGGTTACAAACCTTTTGACATCGGCAACGAGGCTATGGATGCTATTTTTCGTCAGGTCCAGCGGGACAGAAAGTTAGGACCTGCTCTCGTAAGAGCTCGCTGGCCCGTGATGGATAAATTCTTGGCCTCTAATGGTCATATTATCCTGCTAGAATTATGCCAG AGTCTACCTGCTGATCGGTATCTTCATGACTTGGCTCAGTATGCATTTGGAGTTCTTCACATCATAACTCTTATGCCACACAGCCGCAAATTGATGGTGCATGCTACATTAACTAACAACCGTATTGGTATGGCTGTTATACTAGATATAGCAAACAGTGTTGTTGGCTATGTTGATCCTGAG GTGATTTGTCCAGCATTGAATGTGCTTGTCAATCTTGTATGCCCCCCTCCATCGATCAGCAACAAGCCGTCCTCAGCTGTTAATCAGCAGCCTGCAGGAAGTTATTCAGAGAGCAGAGACAGGAATGCTGAAAAAAGCACTTCAGAAAGAAATGTTGCAGCGAACCAAAGTGAATCTCGGGAACGATATGGCGATGGCACACCTGTTGTGTCATCTGGAGTTGTTGGTGACAAGAGAATATCGCTAGGTGTAGGAGCTGGGGGTCCTGGTCTTGCTGCTCAATTGGAACAAGCTTATCGCCAAGCTCGAGAAGTAGTCAGAGCCAATAATGGTATAAAGATTCTTTTGCAGCTTCTTGGCACTCGGATGGTTACACATCCTTTGGCTATTGATCCTATTCGAGCCCTTGCCTGTCGTGTACTGCTTGGCTTGGCTAGAGACGATGCTATTGCACATATACTGACGAAGCTCCAG GTAGGGAAGAAATTATCAGAACTTATTCGTGATACGAGTACCCAGTCATCTGGAGGTGATAATGCAAGATGGCTAAATGAACTGACCCAAGTGGCAATTGAGCTCATTGCG GTCTTGACTAATTCTGGTAAAGAAACAACCTTAGCAACTGATGCTGCTGCTCCAGCGTTGAAGCGCATTGAGCGAGCTGGCATAGCAGCTGCTACTCCTGTCTCTTACCATTCCAG GGAACTGATGCAACTGATACATGAACATCTCGTTGGATCTGGTTTGGCTGCTACTGCTGCCATGTTGCAGAAGGAGGCTGACCTTGCACCTTTGCCATCAACTGCTGCAGTGCTACCTGTCCACCAGCCCGCTGCCCTGGAACCATCATCTGTTCAAGTTCAACAACAGTGGCCTTCTGGCCGTGTTCAGGGATTTCTGTCCGACAAAACAATGATTGCTGCAGATCAAGCTGGCCAACGATCAGATTCTGTTGTGCCTTCGTCTAAGAAGAAGGCACTGGTATTCTCATCCAGTTTCTCTAAACGAAATCAACCCTTTGTTTCGTTTTCTGGTAATAGAGCAAGCAATAGCCTGAAAAGTCCTGTACCTGCCGGAAATGTGGACGGTATGACTTGCTCTGCCTCTGCTGCCAATACTGGAGATGTGGAGACATCGCATAAAACACCAATGCCCTTGCCACTTAAGAGGAAGCTTGCGGATATGGAGTTTAGTTCTGCATCAGCAGCAAAGCGCCCTGCAATAATGGATCAAGCATCCCAATCTCCTGTGTTCCAAACTCCTGCTCCTACTCGCAGAGGCCTCTCTGTGGCAGTGGATTCTCCTACTGCAGCATTTCATCCAGGAAGGACAAACTTCAACAACATTTCCACTGAGAACTTTGAAGATTCTCAATGCACACCTGGAGTGGTAACAGGCACACCACATCTTGGTGTAAATGATCAACAACCAGGAACTTCGGAGCGCATGACGCTCGACTCATTGGTTGTACAATATTTGAAACATCAACACCGCCAATGTCCTGCTCCAATAACAACTTTGCCGCCAGTCTCTCTGCTGCACCCTCATGTTTGCCCCGAGCCTAGCCGCAGCATTAGTGCACCAGCAAATGTAACTGCTCGCATGGGAAGCCGTGAGATAAACAGGGAGTTTAGCGGGATCAAAGTGCCCCGCAGGGATCGCCAATTTATATACAGCAGGTTCAAGCCATGCCGTGTTTGCCGTGATGAGGCCTCGCTGTTGACTTGCATGACTTTTATTGGAGGTGCATCAAGGGTGGCGGCTGGGAACCATAGTGGTGAATTAAGAATATTTGACAGCAACCTTGCAAATCTCATAGAGACGCACACTTGTCACCAAAATCTTGTTACTATGGTGGATTCAACATCTATTGGTGGAACTGAGCTGATTCTCTCATCTAGCATAGATGAGGTTAAGCTCTTTGATGCTTTCTCACTGCATACGGGGCCTTTGCACACATTTGAGAACTGCAAAGCTGCCAGGTTTAACCATGCTGGGACTTTATTTGCCGGCCTTTCTACGGATGCAAATCACCGGGTGGTTCTATTGTATGATGTCCAGACGCATAATGTTGATATGCAGCTTCCTGATAACTCCAGCCTGCCAGGTTCAGGCCGGGGTGTACAACCCATTATACATTTCAGTCCTTCAGATGATATGTTGCTGTGGAACGGGGTCCTGTGGGATAGACGAAGTCCCACTCCTATCCATCAGTTTGACCAGTTCACAGACTATTGTGGCGGTGGCTTTCATCCAGCTGGAAACGAG GTGATTCTAAATTCAGAGGTGTGGGATCTGAGAAAGTTTAAGCTTCTGAGGAGTGTCCCATCCCTGGACCAGACAGTAATCAAATTCAATGGAAGTGGTGATGTTATCTATGCTATCCTCAGGCGTAACCTTGAGGATGTAACATCATCCATCCAAACCCGGAGGGTCAGACATCCCCTGTTCCCTGCATTCCGCACGATCGATGCTGTCACTTACGCAGACATTGCAACTGTCCAAATAGACCGTGGCGTCCTCGACCTTGCCACTGAGCCCAATGATTCCCTTCTCGGAGTTGTTGCCATGGACGATCCTGACGAGATGTTCTCCTCTGCTCGCATATTCGAAGTTGGCAGGAAACGACCAACTGATGATGACTCGGACCCGGAGGATGGAGGGGACacggaggatgaggatgatgacgacgacgactcgGACGTGGATGTCCTCCTCGGGACCGATTTAGGGCTTGGGGACACGGATTCTGAGGATGATCCAAGTAACAGCagcggtgatgatggcggtgacgatgaagacgaggaggaTATGGACAGTGGGGATGAAaacgatgacgacgatgaggaaGGTGACTTTGATGTGGGAGGGGGCTTGCTGGAGATGATGGGTGGCGGGGATGGTGATGAGAGTGGTGACATGATTGAGTCCTTCAGCAGCGGTGAGGATGAAGGGTGGCTCATGTGA